A region of Chloracidobacterium sp. DNA encodes the following proteins:
- a CDS encoding GxxExxY protein produces MDKLKHSDITGAIIRSFYTVYNSLGYGFLEKVYENALLIELREVGLIVEQQKPINVFYKDQLVGEYFADLIVSNTVIVELKTAVTISRSHEAQLLNYLRATDIEVGLLLNFGPTAEYKRKIFDNEPTSI; encoded by the coding sequence ATGGATAAGTTAAAACACTCCGATATAACCGGGGCGATCATTAGATCTTTCTATACTGTTTACAATTCGCTTGGTTATGGTTTTTTGGAAAAGGTGTACGAGAACGCACTTTTGATAGAGTTGCGCGAAGTTGGCTTAATAGTCGAACAGCAGAAACCGATCAATGTTTTTTATAAAGACCAACTAGTAGGTGAATATTTTGCCGATTTGATCGTTTCAAACACGGTGATCGTCGAACTAAAAACGGCCGTTACGATCTCTCGCTCTCACGAAGCCCAACTTCTAAACTATCTTCGAGCAACGGATATCGAAGTCGGTCTTCTCTTAAATTTTGGCCCAACCGCCGAATACAAACGAAAGATCTTCGACAACGAACCAACCAGCATTTAA
- a CDS encoding TonB family protein encodes MKCCLLLIIFLTAFNLRAQTSAQSPELVEAEQLSAKVVKLYKSGKYDEALPLAERALALREKALGSDNELVAAALRNLAEVQLAKKMNKETEATYDRYISVLEKLPGKNDSTLINSLDRYVCLLTGIKNVTKSKEIQKRLYKLDNKFDFDDAENKFWNSEDSTNFMADKQISWPKPAYPAEAKLDRAQGPVVLKIIIDEKGKVIDAKAICGHPLLVRSAMASLKQAQYKPTIIFGKPVKITAFANYFFIF; translated from the coding sequence ATGAAGTGTTGTCTATTATTAATCATTTTCCTCACAGCCTTTAATTTGAGGGCACAAACGTCTGCTCAGTCTCCAGAGTTGGTGGAGGCCGAACAGTTGAGCGCGAAAGTTGTAAAATTATATAAGTCCGGCAAATACGACGAAGCGCTTCCGCTCGCCGAACGTGCTTTAGCATTGCGCGAAAAAGCTTTAGGTTCCGACAATGAATTGGTAGCTGCTGCATTACGCAATCTTGCCGAAGTGCAACTGGCGAAAAAAATGAACAAAGAAACGGAAGCCACCTATGACAGATATATAAGTGTTCTGGAAAAGCTGCCAGGTAAAAACGACTCAACTTTGATCAATTCTCTTGATCGTTATGTATGTTTACTGACCGGGATAAAAAATGTAACAAAGTCAAAGGAAATTCAAAAGCGCCTGTACAAACTTGATAATAAATTTGATTTTGATGATGCGGAAAATAAATTTTGGAACAGTGAGGACTCGACAAATTTCATGGCGGACAAACAAATCAGCTGGCCTAAACCGGCTTATCCGGCAGAAGCAAAATTAGATCGAGCTCAAGGCCCTGTCGTTCTCAAGATAATTATCGACGAAAAAGGAAAAGTAATAGACGCAAAAGCTATATGCGGACATCCTCTTTTGGTAAGAAGTGCAATGGCGTCTTTAAAACAAGCTCAGTATAAGCCAACAATCATCTTCGGGAAGCCGGTTAAGATCACGGCGTTTGCAAATTATTTTTTTATTTTTTGA